A single region of the Deltaproteobacteria bacterium IMCC39524 genome encodes:
- a CDS encoding TrkA C-terminal domain-containing protein, which translates to MELDLFDLAHKNVTLLLFLVIGIGYLIGNLKIGGISAGNTTGVLLAGMLFGHFGFPDVSGAATFGFSLFIFSVGLQAGPRFFSAFLQDGPKYIALSVFVAVFSVALALSFSSWLNFDYGMTAGMLAGSLTSTPTLAGAQDAIVSGLVNLPEGMTAETAASNISIAYAITYIFGTVGMIVFIRYFPQLIRLDLPQSAKDLAKERGLASGNGRKKSRIDTLPIIRAYQAKSSVVGKTIAQLKQDALISGKILQIRRGKKLFEPTPDFVVEEGDIASIIASLEDHQRLQTERKHREVLDAELLDYNIKTYELVAINPAVVGKPFGQLEITDRYGCFISGITRAAIDLPYDDNLLINKGDRLHVTGEEDRIRILAGQVGHIDAEVEETDLMTFSFGIVLGIVLGVILVKVGNLSIGLGGAGGLLLAGILIGYLRSVHPTFGRLPAAARYLLMELGLMMFMASVGLKAGGGMGEALTSVGPSLFLCGVVLTLSPVMAGYLFGRKVLKMNPALLLGSITGAMTSTPSLSVVNEAAKSQLPGLGYAGTYTFANVLLTFAGTFLMTL; encoded by the coding sequence ATGGAATTAGATCTATTCGACCTTGCACATAAGAATGTCACATTGCTGTTATTCCTGGTTATTGGCATCGGCTACCTGATTGGCAATCTAAAAATTGGTGGTATTTCCGCTGGCAATACTACTGGAGTCCTTCTCGCCGGCATGTTGTTTGGTCACTTTGGTTTTCCTGATGTCTCGGGCGCTGCGACGTTTGGTTTCTCACTATTTATCTTTTCGGTCGGTTTGCAGGCCGGCCCGCGTTTTTTCAGCGCTTTCCTTCAGGACGGCCCGAAATACATCGCTCTTTCGGTTTTTGTTGCCGTTTTTAGCGTTGCCCTCGCACTGTCTTTTTCGAGTTGGCTCAACTTCGATTATGGCATGACTGCCGGTATGTTGGCCGGCAGTCTCACCAGTACACCAACTCTTGCCGGTGCTCAGGATGCTATCGTTAGTGGCCTGGTTAATCTCCCGGAAGGAATGACTGCAGAAACAGCAGCCAGCAATATCAGTATCGCCTATGCCATTACCTATATCTTCGGCACGGTAGGCATGATTGTTTTCATTCGCTATTTTCCGCAGTTGATCAGACTTGACCTCCCCCAATCGGCCAAAGATCTTGCTAAGGAGAGAGGGTTGGCTTCTGGCAACGGCAGGAAAAAAAGCCGCATAGACACACTTCCGATTATCCGTGCTTACCAAGCCAAGAGCAGCGTCGTTGGTAAAACCATTGCCCAGTTAAAGCAGGATGCTCTGATCTCCGGGAAAATTTTGCAGATCCGGCGTGGCAAAAAGCTCTTTGAACCGACACCTGACTTTGTGGTCGAGGAAGGGGATATCGCATCCATTATCGCCAGTTTGGAAGATCATCAGAGGCTCCAGACTGAGCGCAAACATCGCGAGGTTCTTGATGCCGAACTTCTTGATTACAACATTAAAACTTACGAGCTGGTTGCCATTAATCCAGCCGTAGTCGGTAAGCCTTTCGGACAGTTGGAGATCACTGATCGCTATGGCTGCTTCATTTCTGGAATAACCAGGGCGGCAATTGATTTGCCTTATGACGACAATCTACTGATCAATAAGGGCGATCGGCTGCATGTCACCGGCGAAGAGGACCGCATCCGCATTCTGGCTGGCCAGGTTGGCCATATCGATGCTGAGGTCGAAGAGACCGATCTGATGACTTTCTCTTTTGGGATTGTCCTTGGTATTGTCCTCGGCGTGATCCTGGTCAAGGTTGGAAACCTGTCAATTGGCTTAGGTGGTGCGGGAGGCTTGTTACTGGCCGGAATACTGATTGGTTATTTACGATCTGTCCATCCAACATTTGGCCGACTCCCTGCTGCGGCGCGCTACCTGTTGATGGAGCTGGGCTTGATGATGTTCATGGCCAGTGTTGGACTTAAAGCTGGAGGAGGAATGGGAGAGGCTTTAACATCCGTTGGACCGAGCTTGTTCCTCTGTGGTGTGGTTCTAACCTTGTCACCGGTCATGGCCGGCTACCTGTTTGGCCGCAAGGTTCTAAAAATGAATCCGGCCCTCCTGCTTGGCAGCATCACTGGAGCTATGACCAGTACTCCATCTCTCAGCGTAGTCAATGAGGCCGCCAAAAGTCAGCTCCCGGGTCTCGGCTACGCCGGAACCTATACGTTTGCCAACGTATTGCTGACGTTTGCTGGAACTTTTTTGATGACACTTTAA